In one Brassica oleracea var. oleracea cultivar TO1000 chromosome C9, BOL, whole genome shotgun sequence genomic region, the following are encoded:
- the LOC106314277 gene encoding uncharacterized protein LOC106314277, translating into MSEFDKLKMSDPDTVDDYAGKLSGLASRAAALGEIMEASKLNDAQGCGSHSNSRGRCRGIGYGGRGRGQGRSNVSDGHNKGGEASDKTKKDYSKVRCWRCDKMGYFVSHCPTRPREEANLTEIQEADALYMNEVVFLNEERVFPKRFDECDGNTSIWYLDNGASSITFIGKTGERRALKDIYYITSLKHNIISLGQATEMGCEVNMKEDLLMLKDPRGRLVVQVARQPNRLHKTPIEVEYPKCLQIQETDVTWTWHARLGHVNFGVMKNKVDKEMVAGMP; encoded by the exons ATGTCTGAGTTCGACAAACTGAAGATGTCAGACCCAGACACAGTGGATGACTACGCAGGAAAACTTTCAGGCTTAGCATCGAGAGCAGCCGCGTTAGGAGAGATAATGGAAGCATCAAAGCTG AATGATGCACAAGGTTGTGGAAGCCATAGCAACTCGCGAGGAAGATGCAGAGGTATAGGTTATGGTGGAAGAGGAAGAGGACAAGGAAGGTCTAATGTTTCTGATGGTCATAACAAAGGAGGAGAAGCTTCGGACAAGACCAAGAAGGACTACTCTAAGGTTAGATGTTGGCGATGCGACAAGATGGGGTACTTCGTGTCACATTGTCCTACACGACCGAGAGAAGAAGCTAACCTAACGGAAATACAAGAAGCAGATGCATTATATATGAATGAAGTAGTATTCCTCAATGAAGAGAGAGTGTTTCCTAAGAGGTTTGATGAATGCGATGGAAATACGAGTATATGGTACCTTGACAATGGTGCAA GTTCGATCACGTTCATCGGAAAAACAGGGGAGAGAAGAGCACTCAAAGATATCTACTACATCACAAGTCTTAAACACAATATCATAAGTCTTGGACAAGCAACCGAGATGGGTTGTGAGGTTAATATGAAAGAAGACTTACTGATGCTGAAAGATCCCCGTGGAAGGCTAGTAGTACAAGTCGCAAGGCAACCAAACCGATTGCACAAAACACCAATAGAGGTTGAATATCCGAAGTGTCTTCAAATACAAGAAACTGATGTTACATGGACATGGCATGCACGGCTAGGACATGTGAACTTTGGAGTCATGAAGAATAAGGTAGACAAGGAGATGGTAGCAGGGATGCCTTAG